CCCGGAATCGCGGCGGAGGTCAAGCGCGGAAACCGGCCGTGCGGGATCGAAGGTAAAAGCGGGTGGACCGTGAAAGAGAAAGCCTATCGGACGGAATAAATTACGTTTGAGAATTATAAAGTTCTACTTTATAATTCTCATCATGAAATATGTGCCGCGAGATATCTCCCCCTTGCTCGTCAAGGCATCGAGGGCCTTCCCGGCCCTTATTCTGACAGGCCCCCGGCGAGCCGGGAAGACAACCCTTCTCCGTAATCTTTTTCCCGGGGCATCCTACATCCTGATGGAGGACCCGGATCTCCTTGCGCGATTCCGCGACGACCCTCGCACCTTTCTCGACGACATCCGCCCTCCCGCCATTCTCGATGAGATACAGAACGTGCCGGAGATCCTCAGCTATCTGCGTAGCCGGATCGACAGCCATCCCGCGCGGAAAGGCCAGTGGTTTCTTACCGGTTCGCAGGAAGTCCCCCTTATGAGGGGAGCGACGGAATCAATGGCCGGCAGGGCCGCGGTTTTTCAACTTCTTCCCTTCTCAGTCATCGAAACCGGGAAGACTACCCTCCTCAAGGGGGGATTCCCCGAAGTTCTCGCCCGTCCTTCCGACTACCGTACCTGGTACTCTTCATACCTTCAGACCTATCTCGAAAAGGATGTCCGCACTATCGCCGCCATCCGGCATCTATCCACTTTCCGGAAATTCCTGTCCATCCTTTCCAGCCGATGCGGAAAAATCCTGAATCGGACGGATATCGCGGCGCCCTTGGGCGTTTCCGTCCCGACGGTGTCCGAATGGCTGAACATCCTTGAAATCACCGCCCAGATCATTCTTGTGCCTCCATTCTTCGAAAACTTCGGAAAGCGTCTCGTCAAGTCGCCGAAGCTCTATTTCATGGACTCGGGACTCGCCTGCCACTTACTGGGGATCGAGAGCGAACAGGCACTGGGCAGATCACCATTTCTCGGACCGTTATTCGAAGGTTTCGTCGCATCCGAGATCATCAAATCGCAAATAAATTCAGGACGCCGAAGGGAGATTTATCACTTTCGGGATCAGCAGGGATTGGAGGTTGATTTCGTGGTCCCCACAGGAGACGAACGACTGGTTCTCATCGAGGCGAAGGCCTCCAGGTCGGTCGCTCCAGAATCTGCGGAGCCGCTTCTGCGTCTCGCCCGAACCAGCGGCCGATACAGGACGAAATGCGTCGTGATCCACAGGAGGGCCGATTCGGACCCGCCGTTTTCCGCTATTCGCCCCGGTGCAAGCGCCGCTTCGCTGACCGAACTGCCGGAGATACTGAAGTCGGGGGGGCGTTGAAACCGGCTCAGGGGCCGGAGGAAATTTCTGCGCGCGGTTTGCGGTACCTGTTCAAGACGTCCATCATTGAGGGCTCGAACCGGCAACCCTGCTCGATGGCGCGGTCGCAGTGTTCGGCCGCCTGCTTGTAATCGCCACGGGCGAAGTATGCCTTCGCAAGTCCGGACCGGACCGAGGCGTTCTTCGGATTGAGGTCGAGTGCCTTCCTGAATTCCACGATCCCGTCCTCCAGCTTTCCGCAGCCGCACAGGGCGGAGCCCAGGTTTCCGCGCGCGGGGGCCATGTCGGGATCCAGTGCGAGGGCCCGGCGGTATTGCGCGACGGCATCCTCCATCTTCCCCATTTTCTGGAAGGAGACGCCCGCGTTGAAATAGGCATCCGGCAATGTCGGGAAAAAGTTGGCCGCTTCGCGGTAAATCCGAAGCGCTTCCTCGTCGCGCCCCTTACGTGAATAAGCCGCGCCGAGGCTCTTCAGATACACCCCTATCATTTCCCTTCGCCCCAGGGTGCGAAGATAAGGGCTTCCATCCTTCAGGCGATACTTCTTCGAGTACCATGCGTTCTTGCGCTCCCCGCCCCCTTCTCCCGTCTCGATGTTTATCCGATTCCCGCTCCCCTCGTACCGGACGAAGCAATGCCCGGGCACGTAAACACCGCCCAACGGGATTTTCAGTTTCTCTGCGAGAGCAAGATAGACGGAGGTAAGGCCGAGGCAATTCCCATGCTTGCGGGCGAGCACACGATCGAGCAGGTAATTCTCCGGGTTTCCGGCATTCGGGTCGTATACGAATCCGTCCTCGTAGAACAGCACGCGGTTCAACGCGGAAACCGTTCGGGCCGGGTCCTTCAGGTCGCCTGCATGCACGATAACGCGACGCGCGATCCTGTCGAGTTCCTTTTCCACCAGGCCGCCGTCAGCATCGCGGCATTCAAGCTCCCTGCTTGCACGCGCGGAAACGAGGAACAGGGTTCCCGATAGCGAAATTTCGCTTTCAGGAAGAAGGGCCATTTTTTTCAGCGTATCGCCGGCAAGGCGGGTGTCGGCAAATGCATCGTCGGGGCAGGGAACGGAAGCGGCGAAGACAGGACACGCGACCGCTCCGAAAAGCAATACGCACAGGAAAATAAACAGGTTGGTCCGAAGGTTGACGCGCAATGCCGAAAGCACCTTTCCATCATTTGACCCGGCTTCCGCCGGAGTCACTATAATAGGCTAAACCAGCGCTGACGGTATCGCAACCCTAAAAAGAATATTTCCTGGCAGCGACATCTATTAAACAGGGACGTTCCTGAAGATTTCCCGCGGATCTTCGAGTGATGGATGGAAAACGGCGCGAGGCCTTTCAGGTCCCCGCGCCGCCGCTTTCCTGCTTGCGGATGCAAGCATCGAATTTTAACCTTGTTCGGTCTTGCTTACGGCTCCGAGTCGATTCCTACGCGGAAGGGAAGCCCGCCCGCCTCGTAAATGGGGAACTCGTCCGTCACGCCGGTCTGCGCCTCGGAGAGATCCTCTCCGGGGGGAAGACTGCCTGTCTCTACGGCTCCTTCGAACTGGAACGAACCGGTCGGACCGTAGACCTCTTCACCCTGGTACGTCTCCCATGCGGGCGCCTCTTCCGTCATCATATCCGCAAGCGCGATTCCCGCGGACGCTGCAAGGAAAATCCCCGCAAACAATATCGAAAAAACGAAACTCTTCTTCATGTGCTCACCTCCATCGTCCTGATACGTTGGCCGCGGTTGTCACCGCCTTTACAATAAGATGAAGGGGCGAGGCCGAGGATGCGCCACGCCCCCAACATCTTCCCGGCGCCGCAAGTCTTTACGGACCGTCGTCTATTCCGTGCCGGAACGAAGTTCCTCCAAACTCGCTCTCGGCGGGATTATCCGAACCGAACTGCCCTTCCTCGGGCAGCGTGCCCGTTTCGATGGCCCCTTCCACGGGCCTTTCATGCGTCCCCGCTATCCCTTCCGCGGGTTCCGTTTCCGGGCTCATCGAGGTTTCCGATTCAGTGCCCTGCGGGGATCCGGTATCCGAGCTCATCGACTCCCCCGGTTGCGACGATTCGGAATGGCCGCCCCACCCTGCCTGGGAGGTCCCCGCAGCAGTGACGAGGAATATTCCCAGGACCGCCAATGTCATGGTAATTCTGCTCACCATCCACTACCTCCGTTTTTCCCGGTTTGCCGTTTCCGCATTGCGGCAACGGCTTCATAAGGAGGTATGATGAACTCCGCTCCGCATGGGTTCGCTTCGAAAAAAATTAACCGGCGGAAGAAAATACAGTTTCCCGCATAAGAATTCGAGGGCAAGTTTCCTTGGCGTGTGATCGCGATGCGGGAGAGGCAGCAGCCTCTCCCGCGTCACCGGCAGCTTGTTCGACGTCAGTAAATCAGACCCCGTCAATGCCGATCCTGTAGACGACCCCGCCGAAAGCGGCCTTGTCGAAGTCATCGGTCGTTCCCGTCTGCGCAGTTGACAGGTCTTCACCGTTCGGCAGGTTCCCCGATTCCACCGGGCTTTCGTACTGCCAGGACCCCGGCGCGCTGAATGAATAGGTGTCCTGCTTCTCCGCGGAAAACGCCTGCACGCCCGTTGCAAGAATGACAGCCGCCGCCATTACCGCCGCTAACCCGATCAGCCTCTTCATTTTACAAACCTCCTTTTTGTTCGTTGTGTGCGAGTCGTTCGTCATGCCCGATAGAAGTTCACATGTCGTGCCAACCGGCGAAAACCAATAATTTCTTATATTGCGGTCACTTAGGGAAATCATGGGCGGATCGTCCACCGGGTTATCGAGACTATTCTCGTTAACCCGTGAGACTATTCTTCAACGCGTGCCCGGCGGAAATATTTTCGAAGGATCGATTCGGCTATCGTAAACGGTGGAAGAGAAACGGGCCGCGCGCGAATGCGGCGGCCCGTTCGTTATATCTTTGTCCCCCGAAGAAAAGTCGTTACTTCAAGGTATGTGAGAACGTGGCTCCGCCCTTCTCCTTGCCTGATTCGATCGCCACCTTGAACGTGTACTTTCCCGGCTTCGGCAGGTCGACGTCCACTCCGAAATGCCCGGCCATCGCGGCTATGTCCGTCTTCGTCGTTTTCTTGTCCGGACCCGTAACCGTCACTGTTCCTTTCCCTTCCGTAACCGCTTTCTTCGTCTTGAGATCTGTAAGGAAGATCTCAAAGTGGTGGCTCTTCATCTGCCCTTCCATCTTCATGCCGGAAGCCTTCGCCTTCTCCATCGACGCTTTCATGTCGATCAGGCGCGCCTCCCCCTGCCATGGGCCGACCTTTCCGCCGAAGATCTTGTCGCCCATCTTCATCATTTCGCCGTGGCCCTGCATACCCGGCATCGACTCGTGCCCTTTCATGCCGGGCATCGATTCGTGCCCCTTCATGTCCGCCGCCGCGATCCCATGGAACGCGAGCAACGCAAACGCCAGCGCAAGCGCCGTTAAACTTTTCATTCCCATATCCCCTCTCCTTTCGATTCGTATTTCCCCGCTCTCCGCGCTCCCAACACGTTTTCAAGTCGCCCCGGGCGCGGATCCCAGTTTGAGTTCGCGTTTCTTCCATAACTTATATATTGCCGGATAGACCAGCAACTCCATGATGAACGATGTGATCAATCCTCCGATCATCGGTGCGGCGATCCGCTTCATGACGTCGGCGCCGGCCGAGGTGGACCACATG
This DNA window, taken from Deltaproteobacteria bacterium, encodes the following:
- a CDS encoding tetratricopeptide repeat protein: MLSALRVNLRTNLFIFLCVLLFGAVACPVFAASVPCPDDAFADTRLAGDTLKKMALLPESEISLSGTLFLVSARASRELECRDADGGLVEKELDRIARRVIVHAGDLKDPARTVSALNRVLFYEDGFVYDPNAGNPENYLLDRVLARKHGNCLGLTSVYLALAEKLKIPLGGVYVPGHCFVRYEGSGNRINIETGEGGGERKNAWYSKKYRLKDGSPYLRTLGRREMIGVYLKSLGAAYSRKGRDEEALRIYREAANFFPTLPDAYFNAGVSFQKMGKMEDAVAQYRRALALDPDMAPARGNLGSALCGCGKLEDGIVEFRKALDLNPKNASVRSGLAKAYFARGDYKQAAEHCDRAIEQGCRFEPSMMDVLNRYRKPRAEISSGP
- a CDS encoding ATP-binding protein, whose amino-acid sequence is MLVKASRAFPALILTGPRRAGKTTLLRNLFPGASYILMEDPDLLARFRDDPRTFLDDIRPPAILDEIQNVPEILSYLRSRIDSHPARKGQWFLTGSQEVPLMRGATESMAGRAAVFQLLPFSVIETGKTTLLKGGFPEVLARPSDYRTWYSSYLQTYLEKDVRTIAAIRHLSTFRKFLSILSSRCGKILNRTDIAAPLGVSVPTVSEWLNILEITAQIILVPPFFENFGKRLVKSPKLYFMDSGLACHLLGIESEQALGRSPFLGPLFEGFVASEIIKSQINSGRRREIYHFRDQQGLEVDFVVPTGDERLVLIEAKASRSVAPESAEPLLRLARTSGRYRTKCVVIHRRADSDPPFSAIRPGASAASLTELPEILKSGGR